A single Lactuca sativa cultivar Salinas chromosome 8, Lsat_Salinas_v11, whole genome shotgun sequence DNA region contains:
- the LOC111878133 gene encoding cytosolic sulfotransferase 13 — translation MNILPMSIPDVSLASKPNSDDEEHEKKILTLLSDRYKEKFTKFPREKGWMSEDVYMYQGFWYITDHAFSIETVIAVQESFQAQSTDIYIVTQPKCGTTWIKALVFAIVNRTKYKNINPLNHPLKLYNPHKCVPFLETEIISNVPTYVHGNSPRLFSSHIPYRTLPKSILESGCRLVYMCRNPKDALVSWFYFANKLTDKSRTQMTIGEMLNVFVKGFLPYGPYWDHVKEYHKASSEDPTKILFLTYEDMKVDTASKVKRLAEFLGFPFTEKEVANGVVDEIVTLCSFEILKEVNKNGDYRKGMANNTFFREGKVGGWRNYLTNEMTQIMDDITMEKFHGLDISF, via the coding sequence ATGAACATCCTTCCAATGTCTATCCCTGATGTTTCACTGGCTTCTAAACCAAACTCAGATGATGAagaacatgaaaaaaaaattcttaccCTCCTTTCGGATAGATACAAGGAGAAGTTTACCAAATTTCCTAGAGAAAAAGGCTGGATGAGTGAAGACGTTTACATGTATCAAGGATTTTGGTATATCACGGATCATGCATTCTCAATTGAAACAGTGATAGCCGTGCAAGAAAGCTTTCAGGCTCAATCAACTGATATCTACATCGTTACACAACCAAAATGTGGTACAACATGGATTAAGGCCCTCGTGTTTGCTATCGTGAACAGAACAAAGTATAAAAACATCAACCCGTTAAATCACCCTCTAAAACTCTATAACCCCCACAAATGTGTGCCTTTCCTTGAGACGGAAATCATTAGTAACGTTCCCACTTATGTCCATGGAAATTCACCACGTCTCTTCTCTAGCCATATACCTTACAGAACATTACCCAAGTCCATTCTTGAATCTGGCTGTCGATTAGTTTACATGTGTAGGAACCCTAAGGATGCTTTGGTATCTTGGTTTTACTTTGCAAACAAGTTGACAGATAAGTCTCGTACCCAAATGACCATCGGTGAGATGCTTAATGTGTTTGTTAAAGGTTTTTTGCCATATGGACCTTATTGGGATCATGTGAAAGAGTACCATAAGGCTAGTTCTGAAGATCCGACAAAGATTCTATTTTTAACATATGAGGACATGAAAGTAGATACTGCAAGTAAAGTGAAGCGTTTGGCAGAGTTCTTGGGCTTTCCTTTCACGGAGAAGGAAGTGGCCAATGGTGTGGTGGATGAGATCGTAACGCTAtgtagttttgaaattttaaaGGAAGTTAATAAGAATGGGGATTACCGTAAGGGAATGGCTAATAACACATTCTTTAGGGAAGGGAAGGTTGGAGGATGGAGAAATTATCTTACAAATGAAATGACCCAGATTATGGATGACATTACGATGGAAAAGTTTCATGGTTTGGATATCTCATTCTAA